One Mixta gaviniae genomic window carries:
- a CDS encoding 6-phospho-beta-glucosidase: METTFPAGFLWGGAIAANQAEGAWREGGKGPGTIDMIPHGPDRLAVKLGQQKRFSCRDDEFYPSHEAIDFYHRYKEDIALMAEMGFTVFRTSIAWSRIYPQGDELTPNAEGIAFYRELFEECRKYHIEPLVTLCHFDVPMHLVKEYGSWRNRKMVDFFTRYARTCFEAFDGLVKYWLTFNEINILLHSPFSGAGLAFEASENPQQVKYQAAHHELIASALATRIAHEVNPQNQVGCMLAGGNFYPYSCKPEDVWAALEKDRENLFFIDVQARGTYPAWTRRMFREQGITLETLPGDDEILKDTVDFVSFSYYASRCASAEMNNNNTSAANIVKSLKNPWIEASEWGWGIDPLGLRITMNMMYDRYQKPLFLVENGLGAKDEPDANGEIHDDYRISYLREHIRAMAEAIDDGIPIIGYTSWGCIDLVSASTGEMSKRYGFIYVDRDDQGNGTLARRRKKSFWWYKKVIASNGADLD, encoded by the coding sequence ATGGAAACCACATTTCCCGCAGGATTTTTATGGGGCGGCGCGATTGCGGCCAATCAGGCCGAGGGCGCCTGGCGCGAGGGCGGCAAAGGGCCAGGGACGATAGATATGATCCCGCATGGTCCCGATCGTCTGGCGGTAAAGCTTGGGCAGCAAAAGCGCTTCAGCTGCCGCGACGACGAATTCTATCCGTCGCACGAAGCGATCGATTTCTATCATCGCTACAAAGAGGATATCGCTCTGATGGCGGAGATGGGCTTTACGGTATTTCGCACCTCCATCGCCTGGAGCCGCATCTACCCGCAGGGCGACGAACTGACGCCCAACGCCGAAGGTATCGCCTTCTACCGTGAGTTGTTTGAGGAGTGCCGGAAATACCACATCGAGCCGCTGGTCACCCTGTGCCACTTCGACGTACCGATGCATCTGGTAAAAGAGTATGGATCCTGGCGCAACCGCAAAATGGTCGATTTCTTCACCCGCTATGCGCGCACCTGCTTCGAAGCCTTTGATGGCCTGGTGAAATACTGGCTCACCTTCAATGAAATCAATATCCTGTTGCACAGCCCCTTTTCCGGCGCCGGTCTGGCGTTCGAAGCGAGCGAAAATCCGCAGCAGGTAAAATATCAGGCGGCGCACCACGAGCTGATCGCCAGCGCGCTGGCAACCCGCATCGCCCATGAGGTCAACCCGCAAAACCAGGTCGGCTGTATGCTGGCGGGGGGCAACTTCTACCCCTACTCCTGCAAGCCGGAAGATGTCTGGGCGGCGCTGGAAAAAGATCGCGAAAACCTCTTTTTTATTGACGTGCAGGCGCGCGGCACCTATCCGGCGTGGACCCGCCGCATGTTCCGCGAGCAGGGGATCACCCTCGAAACGCTGCCGGGTGACGACGAGATCCTGAAAGATACCGTTGATTTCGTCTCCTTCAGCTACTACGCCTCGCGCTGCGCCTCGGCAGAGATGAACAACAACAACACCAGCGCCGCGAACATCGTTAAATCGCTGAAAAACCCCTGGATTGAGGCGAGCGAGTGGGGCTGGGGCATCGATCCGCTGGGGCTGCGTATCACCATGAACATGATGTACGACCGCTACCAGAAACCGCTGTTCCTGGTGGAAAACGGCCTGGGCGCAAAAGATGAGCCTGACGCTAACGGTGAGATCCATGATGACTACCGCATCAGCTACCTGCGCGAACATATCCGTGCGATGGCGGAAGCGATCGATGATGGCATTCCGATCATCGGCTATACCAGCTGGGGCTGCATCGATCTGGTCTCCGCCTCAACCGGCGAAATGAGCAAGCGCTACGGCTTTATCTACGTCGATCGCGATGACCAGGGCAACGGCACCCTGGCGCGCCGGCGTAAGAAATCGTTCTGGTGGTATAAAAAGGTCATCGCCAGCAACGGCGCCGATCTCGATTAA